In Dioscorea cayenensis subsp. rotundata cultivar TDr96_F1 chromosome 11, TDr96_F1_v2_PseudoChromosome.rev07_lg8_w22 25.fasta, whole genome shotgun sequence, a single genomic region encodes these proteins:
- the LOC120272674 gene encoding transcription factor MAMYB, translating to MDFVEEESRPRFLFQSRTSPLPTSDLQLTKLSKLHAFLCVFAGSLLFAAAISLSSSQPLLSSLLFWVSLSLFVGPFAPPSLTGGDVRVGVGEPLPDPEPIPDPLPDPKAQPRHATRRTRAPVPDPAPIVVPAVAPEKKPRAQAAVPNGGQMEEADWTDLDLDLLKKQISKHPAGEPGRWERIQEAFQGRHGVESVIRMAKSLAERRPGDSDSYQRFLKQRKPVDRRVEEEEAISGGWSSGEDLALLNALKAFPKDAAMRWEKVAAAVPGKSKAECVKRIAELKKDFRNSKASQA from the coding sequence ATGGACTTCGTCGAAGAGGAATCACGCCCGCGATTCCTCTTCCAATCCAGAACATCGCCATTGCCCACCTCCGATCTCCAACTCACCAAGCTCTCCAAGCTCCACGCTTTCCTCTGCGTCTTCGCCGGATCTCTCCTCTTCGCCGCCgccatctctctctcttcttcccAACCTCTCCTCTCTTCTCTCCTCTTCTGGGTCTCGCTTTCTCTCTTTGTTGGCCCGTTTGCTCCCCCTTCCCTCACCGGCGGCGATGTACGTGTCGGCGTCGGAGAACCTCTCCCCGATCCGGAGCCGATTCCCGATCCATTGCCTGATCCCAAAGCTCAGCCGCGTCACGCGACACGGAGGACGCGGGCTCCCGTCCCCGATCCGGCGCCGATTGTTGTCCCTGCGGTGGCTCCCGAGAAGAAGCCTCGTGCTCAGGCAGCGGTCCCGAATGGCGGGCAGATGGAGGAAGCCGACTGGACGGATTTGGATCTCGACTTGCTCAAGAAGCAGATCTCGAAGCACCCCGCCGGGGAGCCGGGGAGGTGGGAGAGGATTCAAGAGGCGTTTCAAGGGCGTCATGGTGTGGAGAGCGTGATTAGGATGGCGAAATCTCTGGCGGAGAGGAGGCCTGGAGATTCGGATTCGTATCAGCGCTTCTTGAAGCAGCGGAAGCCGGTGGATCGAAGAGTGGAGGAAGAGGAGGCCATCAGTGGGGGTTGGAGTTCTGGGGAGGATCTCGCGTTGCTGAACGCGTTGAAGGCTTTCCCGAAGGACGCGGCGATGAGGTGGGAGAAGGTGGCGGCTGCTGTTCCTGGGAAGTCCAAGGCCGAGTGTGTCAAGAGGATAGCTGAGCTCAAGAAGGATTTTCGGAACTCCAAGGCTTCACAGGCTTAA